CTACGCCATTTCGAATTACAGTGACCTTTTCCGGGCTTACTCCCATTGATATCGCTTGATTAGCCATCTCAGTACTAAGCGAAATAATGCTATCAACTTTATTTAAATACTGTGCTACAGACGCCTGACGTACGTCACCATCTTGAATATGAAAGGCTTCCATCCCTCTAAGTGTTACTCTATACGGCACACCATAACGGTTACTTAAATAGTCACCTGTTGGAAGGTCTGGGAAAGTCCAATGCAAGTCAATCAAATCAAAATCGAAGCCTATTTCGTTAATCACCTTTTTCACTGCGCTGCGATAGGTAGGAATTTCAATCCCTTTTGCATATCCTGGAATTGACAGGTATCTGGGGTGATATATGGTCAGATTACCACGCTGGGTCTTAGCAGGAATATTCCTTAGGTGTTTAAACTTATCAATAAAGGAATGCAACGGTGACCAAGGTATAGGGTTAATAACCGTGACATCGGCATACTTAGCCATGGCATTTAAGCGGTTATACACAAATATACCGTGATTAGGTTTTTCCGAATTTGGAAACAAATAACTGATAGCGAGTATTTTTTTTCTGTTGCTAGATGACATAGCCTACTTAACTTTCCCTACAAACTTTGTGCACAAATCATTCAAGATGTTTTTTAAGTTGCTTTTTTGTTTTTCTGACCAATAACCTACGGTAAATACGATTAATAAGGGAATCAATAGAAGGCTTAATCTATAAAAAGAATCTTCGAGGTCGGTAGGTGTAATAGCAGCAATCAGCTGTATAAGTGGCCTATGAAAAAGGTAAAGCGCAAAAGTACACGCAGCAACCTTCCTGATGGCACTAGCATACCTCTCTAATATGTAGCCTCCATAATGTAATATCGACGGTGCAAAATAGAGGTGTATGCAAAACATTATTGCATCAAAGTAATCGCCATATACTTCTTTTCTAGCTATAAGGGAACTTGAAAACTCTATTTTACGTATTTCAGGACCCACAAGGACCATCGCAACTACCGCACTAAATGAAATTAGCACTGAAAGAAGTGAGTTAGTTTGGCGCGCATTATTTGACATCACTCGATATAAATAATAACCCAGTAACCAAATAGGGAAAAGCGCCACAATCGTAGGCCCGGCCAAAACTAAAATCAATGCAAGCCAAGCATACTTCCAGTTAGACTTAAAATAAAATACGGCAGCAAATGCAATGTAGTAAATCCATTCAAACGTTAATGACCAAAATGGTTGATTGATACCTGGATTTAACCCAAGGTCCCAAACATTTTGAATCATCAAGAAAGACAGGAAATATGTAAGTAGATAGCTATCAGTCTCAAACGGCCAAGGCCCTTCCGTGTAGAATTCAGGGTTAATAGAATAACCAATGGAGTCGGCAATAAAAGTGATCAACAACGCAGGAACTACAACTGAATAGAGCCTACTTACTCGTGCTATAGAGTAGTCTTTTAATTCAGTCTCTTTAGTCGATGATATATATGAAATGACGAATCCTGACATGACAAAGAATATCATCACAGCAGTTTGGTCATAATGTTTAGTCTGCCAAAACAAACCATTACTTATCTTCTGTGATGCTACATGAGAAAGAAATACTACTAATGCAGCTCCAAAGCGCCAAACATCCAGATACAAAGAAATATGCTTATTCAAATTGCACTCCGCGTTTTATTGTAACTTCAAAGTCAGACATAACATCACTGTCCCTGGTAACTATTGCGTCCAAATGACTTCCGTCATAGTAAATGAGCCTACCAGCTTTATAGGGAGTACATTCTTCTTTGCATAACCAACTGTTGAGTGATGCAAAGTGAATTTTCGGACTACTTTCAGTAAAACGACTCAGTGTTTTGTTAATCTCTTCAATCTTTTTCGTATCTGCAACATAGTCACACTTGAGCCAAGGATAAGTAATCGCTTTGGCAAGACAGTTTCTATCAAAATTATCAAACACAGGAACATTGCCCAACACAACAATCTTATGTGTTTCGCTTAGCGTAGTTAATGCTTCAAAAAAATGAATGAAGTAATCGTCATTCTTTTCTATGTAATAATGAAAGGCAGACGAGATAATAATTGTGTCGTACTGTTTCAGTGTACTTCTCACTAACTCTATAGAACTAAGACAGTCACTAAGTCGTTTTGCTGTTACAAATTTCTCTACTCCAGAAAAAATTGGAGGACATGCTGCGTGAGAAATATTTCTAAAGCTCCACTTTTGCTTATTCGCGATGCTTTCTAACACTCCGATGTACTGTGCTGCATTGGAATCTCCCCACAACAAAACCTTTGGCGTGTTTCCTTTACCTAACACACAGTTATCATCTGCTAAATGACCTTGCTCTAAACGCCAATATTGGCAAACATGTTTGTAAGAATTTGGGGCTTTCGCATTATTTTGATTTTCTACAAGCTGACTTTTGTATTGTTCACTGAAATACCTTACACCAAAGCCATCTGAATAAATCACACTAGCGCTAATAAGAGATACGAAAAAAATCGGAGCAACAGCTTGCCTTAACAATAGTTGTCGAAATGGCAAGCTCTTATGTCTGAATTTTTCTTCCACAAATCGCCAATTTAGATGGGCTAATACAAATATTAGAAAAAATAAAACTAACTGTATCAGTAGACTAGGTTCACCGTAGCCATACCGGAAAAATGCTAATAGCGGCCAATGCACAAGGTATGCAGAAAAAGAAATTTTACCTACCCATAGCAGTACCTGGTTACTTAGCAACTTTGCCAAATGCGAGTTATTGTTGAAGCCGCTCCAAATGAAACCTGCGGCAGCCAAAGTGGGTAGTAAATATAAAAAGCCTGGGAATGTATGTTCTTTATGAATAAATAAAACGGAAATAAGTAGCGCGATACATGATACGGGAAATACCCAACTCGCCTTTTTTGGTTTTTCAAGAAAACCGTAATGTAAAAGCGCAGCTAGGCCACCACCAACTAATAGCTCACCCGCTCGAGTGGGTAGCATGTAATAAACGAAAGAGTGCCGTGACGCAATTAACCACTCTGCTATACCTGCGGACAATAAAACAGTAAGTACTAACATCAACATAAATGCCGAAGCACTTAGCCTTCTGTAAAACAGCACGATAACTAAAGGCCATACAAAATAAAACTGCTCCTCAACTCCCAATGACCAATAGTGCAACAATGGTACTGTATAGCTACTAGAGGCAAAGTAACTAGTATCGTCAAACTTCCAAAAATAAACGTTGGGCAGAGAAAGCGATGACCAAATGGCGGAGGATGCTACATCGACCGCGTCATCTGGCAAGTATATGAATTGCGTTATGAGAACCGTACACCCAATTACTGACAGCGCAGCTGGCAAGATTCGTTTAATCCGCCTACTGTAGAAATCTTGAAATGAAAAACGATTCTCACTTACTGCTTTTAATATTTGCGCAGTGATTAAATAGCCCGAAATAACAAAAAATATATCAACGCCAACAAAACCACCTTCCAGATAATTGTGATTAACATGAAAAATGATCACAGCAAGCACAGCAAATGCACGCAATGCATCAATATGTGGGTGATAAGTTGTCTTACTCATGTTAGCTAGCTATTTTTTCTCAGCCACTCTTCCAACACCACCAATTGCCACAAGGTTTTATGATGGTCATACTTATCGGCGTTGTGTTCCTCAATCAGCTGCGCGATACGCTCCTTATTAAAGAACTTGTGAACTCGAGTGTCTTCAGCCAATAGTAAATTGGTTGCATACTCTCTGAGCTCATTTTGAAACATTAACTTTAAAGGTGTAGGGAAGCCCATTTTCTTTCGGTAAATAATGTCATTAGGCAAAATACCTTCCATCATTTTCTTCAATGGATATTTACCTTCACCTTTATTGATTTTGTGTTTAGAAGGAATGCTAGCGGCAAACTCTACAAGCCTGTAGTCCAAAAACGGAACACGAAGTTCAACCGATGTAGCCATGCTCATTCGATCAGCTTTAATCAACAAATCGTCCACTAACCACGTCTTCGTATCGAAATAAAGCATCTTACTTAGTTGGTCGTTGTCTTTTGTTTTATCAAACAACTTCGCTGAAAAGGCACCATGGCCAGTTTCTGTTTTGGCTTTTTCTAGCTCTACTTTAAAATCAGGACGGTACAAAGCCTCTTTTTGCGCATCGGGGTATGTCGACATACCTTTGTAACGCTTTTCTATGGGTTGCGTTGCCATATTTAAGTATTTAGATACCTTGTGGCTTTTACCCAATACTTTATTGGCAATTCCTGCAAAAAGGTCTGTGCCTTTTTGACCAACGACACCGCGGTACTTTTCTAACACATTCATATACTGATACAGGTCGTAACCAGCAAATATTTCGTCAGAGCCCTCACCTGAAAGCGCAACGGTCACTTTTTCTTTTGCCAATTTTGAAACAAAAAACAGGGAAATAGCGGCAGCCTCGGTGACAGGCTCATCCATTAAGTGAATATATTCAGGAATAAAGTCGGCAAACTGTTGAGGGGTAATCTTTAACTCATGATGATCAGTACCAAACTTGTCTGCCACCATTCTGGCGTACTGTGTTTCATCAAAGTTCTTACCAAAATCGTAGGCTATCGAAAACGTTTTTAATGGCTCTTTAACTTTGTCCGCAAGCAGCCCAACTACTGCACTTGAATCAATGCCACCACTTAAGAAAATACCGAGCGGCACATCACTTCTTAACCGCAAATCGATGGCACTTTCAAGTAACCGTTTACTCTCATTTAAGTAATAATCGAAACCTTTGTCTTCGTCATTATTAAATGTTAAATCCCACCATTGCGTGATTTTCATTTCGCGACCTTTCACAATGGCGTAGTGCCCTGGCATTAGTCGGTTAACGCCTTTGTGCAAGGTTTTTTCACCAGGTATGTATCCAAAGCTCATGTAGTCATCGATGAGTTCGACATTAAGTTCTGGAAGCGCGCTTAACCCTTTTAGTATTGCTTTGGTTTCAGAGGCGAAGATAAGCTCATGCTCATCTTGATAGTAATAAACAGGTTTAATGCCCAAACGGTCTCGGGCTAAAAATAGGGTTTCGGTTTCATTGTCGTATATAGCAATGGCGAACATACCATTGAAGCGATTTAAGCAATCTTCGCCCCACTCAATGTACGCACTTAAAATAACTTCAGTATCAGTGCCCGTTTCAAACGTATAACCTTTTTTCTGAAGTTCGGCCCTAATTTCAATGTAATTATACACTTCGCCGTTATACGAAATAACGAAACGACCATTCTCTTCTACCCTAGGTTGGTGGCCAGCGGGCGTCGGATCTAATATGCTTAAACGCAAATGAGCAAGACCACAGTGCAAATTGTTGGAAATCCAAATTCCGTTGCTGTCTGGACCACGATACGGCATTGTGTCTCGCATTGAGGCAAGTCGTTGTTCATCAACCGTATTAGTAAAATTTAGCGTTCCTAATATCCCGCACATTTTCAGAAAATCCTATTAACTATATTCATACTCTTTTCCAGCAGCGGGCAGAGCGTGTTGTATTTATCATTTTTTTGAATAACAGAGATTGTTTATTTTTTCTCATGCTTCATTTCTTTACCACTACTCTTTCTCAACCCAAAGTAAAGTCGTAAAAGCAATGCGTTTATAAGGTTGGGGTAGCTACAATGTTAGTAGCGTTGATATCCCTGCGGCTTCTGTTTTGCTTAAGATCACACCGTCAAATTCAAAAACATCATCTGTCAAAAAATCATGTTTGATTTTACTTTTGTAAAAAGAAGGATCTTTAATCTCATTTCCCAAAGAAGCTAGATAACTCTCCGGAGTTTGTCCATAGTGGTTCATCCAGCTTTTATACAATGAAGTCAGAAAATGCAGATCGCCACTACCTACGGTTGACTCTAGGCCAAAGCATTTTGTAACAGATAATGAACTTGCTGCCAAAACAGTTTTTAGAAAGCTTCTTCTACTTGTCATGTTTTACACTCCACTCTTAAGGTGGTCTGCTAATCGTACGGATATCGCGGAAATCGTCAGCGTTGGAGGTACGTGGCTACCAGTCGGAAAAACGCTAGAACCAGCAACGTATAAATTACCAACATCAAACACTTTACAGTTTTTGTCCACAACGCCATTCTCTGGTGTATCAGACATACGAGTAGTTCCCATGTGATGATGCCCAAAGCCCATTTGGTCACCGAAAAGTCTTGATGCTCTCTCTTTTAGTAACCTGAGTCTTCCGATTGAGGTAATACCCATGTCTCTCGCGAAAACTTCAAGAGACCTCCACATTAGCTCTCTATTTCGCTTCGATACCTGCCATTCGATTGAAAGTTTGTTTAACCCAAATTTATCTTTTTTAGATGAAAGGTAAATGCGGTTATTTCGCTCAGGTAGCTGCTCCACCATCATAGGTATTTGGTACCCCAACTTATCTTTAGCACTTTCAAAAATTTTCGTGTCAAACTGCTTTCTAGCAACAGCCTCAATTACCATATCCGCATCGAGGATCAAGTTGCCATAATGGGTGAACAAATCTTCTGGAAGTTCGCCTTTTATCAAAGCATTTTTCAGAATATGAAACGACGATACGCCGTCAGACATACCATATTCTGTGCCGCTTACAACTGGCATTCTCAGGTTTATAAGCTCTTCTTCTCTCAAAGCCTTTTCGGTCAACTCAAAGAAAGCAACTAAGAACCTCTGCCCTTCAAAGCGGCTCATTGAGTCTAATTTTGCAACATCACTAATAAGATGAGCAGCGTTCATTGTGGGATGATCCATAAAATACCTTCCCACGTTGTCGTTCTTGTTACCTACCTTGTTTTTATACTTCTCGTTAAACAACAGAAGCATACGCGCATTTTCCATACCTCCCATAGAAAGTACAAATCGATCCGCAACCACTTTATGTGTTTTTCCATTGTAAGATGTAAAAGAAGCGGAAATGATGCGTTTATCAGACTCATCAAACTCTAAATCAACTACACTTGCATACGTATAAAGTTTTACGTTATCGCTTTCAACAAGAGGCTTACCATGTGACACGTAGAATCGAGTAGGAGGTAAAGACGCTTTAGCTATGCCTAGTCGAGAAAACTTAGCTTCTGAAAGCAAGTCGGTTAATCCCATTGATGGCAACCAATATTCACTTGAGTAACCATCATCGCCTGTTTGACAGTACATAGCAGCCTTTTCATAGTAAGGCATCATTTCGTTGTAGCTAATTGGCCAACCACTGTGTTCTAGCCAATCCCTCTTTTCAAAGTCTATAGGAGAAAAAGGAGACGTATTATTAGCCCAGTGGTTACTGGCACCACCTAAAAAACGAAGTCGTGATATTTTAGGGTCAGGATAAAACTCTGGAACGCTGTCAGCTTCGTAAAGCTCTTGAACTTGGGCTTCATACTGCTCTCCGCCAGCATCTAATAGAACTACATCTAGAGCAGTCCCATTGAGTTCATTTGCCAATGTTATCCCGGCAGGCCCACCGCCTAAGATACAGATGTCAGTATTAATTACTTCACCTTCGTTCAGTGTGCGTCCATCAATTAGCATTTTGATTCCTAGTTAATGACTGTTCTAAAAGTCTATTTATTATTGGTATTAGCGCAATAAGCCACACGGCGATCTCAAAGATTTTGTTGTTTGAAAACATTCCAGCGATCAAATAACAAACAAAACCCAAGCACAGACCAGCTTGAATTAATAGTAATTCGTTATCAACTTTTGCTTCGGTCTTTATCACTTTTCTCACTTTGAGCAAACTCTTAAATAAAGACAAGCTAATTAGCGCATAGAGGGTAACACCGATTATCCCATGATCTGTTAGCATACCCATTAAAAAGTTATGTGACGCCCTTCTTTGTACTACCTGCTCTCCAGACTTCACTTTGGACAAATACTCTTGAGGGATATACAACGGACTTAAAACCAATGTTGTACGGTGCCCCTGACCTAATAAAGGCTTCTCTTTAAAAATTTCGTATTGCGCTTTAATAATAACTAGCCTTGATGCCGCACTCTTGTCTTGAATTTCGCCAAAGCTATTTTGTTGAGTGCTCTTGAAGCGCTCGACAATCTGAGGGCCCATTAGCAAACCAAAAGCTACCGCACCAAGAATGGCCAATGAAAAGAAGACTTTTTTAACGCTAGGCGGCACAAAGAAAATAGCAACTACGCCAGTGAGCACCAGAGATAACAATGCCCCACGACTCTCTGTTAACATAATGGTATTTAGAATCACCAGCACGGCGAAGAGCAATAAATACTTTATCTTTCCAATTTTTATTAATAACAGATATGAAGAGATAACAAGCAGAATCGATAGATGCTGGCCCAGCCCATTAGCAGACTCGACTCCGGGCCCACCAACGCCCTCAAGCCTTCCTCCACCATACGAATACCCTAAATAACCAAAATATAGTGCCCCAAGCGCGTTACAGATAATAAAGCCAATAACGTCTTCTTTGGTTTTTAAACATTGCTGTATTAAGAGAATAAGAATGAAGTATTTGACCACTAACAACACAAAAATTGTGTGAAAAGCACTGTTCAATACCCAAAGGTATTGAGCTAACAGGTAAAGCAAAAATACTAAGTAGTACTTTGACTCTTTTGAGCTGAGCCAACGCCCCTTTTTCTTTGAAAAAAATACGGCTACCAAGGTGACGAGCGCCGCTAAGAAAGACCACCTTAGATCTGGCAGAGACTGTCCCCACCAGCGGCCAACGGGGTGTGCATAGAATGCTAAAAGATAAGCATATAACCCCCACTTGGGATCTTTGCTAAACGCCCTGAATAAACATCCAAAGTATGCAGCAAGAAATGCTATTGCTGTCAAAGACAATGCGAATCCTCTACTTTACCCATATACGATCAGCTAAGAGATAGCCTTGTTCGACTTCTCTAGCGTGTACTTCTATTGTGAGATTGTGCTGCCGAGCCAATAACGCCATATCAAACATTGCCCGGCCATGTGAATTTTGAATATCAAAGGCAAACGCACTTCCTGAAGAAATAGCATATCCAAAATCAGATGCACTCTTAGTGTCAATATTACCGTCAATAAACACCAAACCCAGACCATCACTATTCAGATAGACTTGTGTGGTTTTACCAACAAATTTACAGTACGGCGTTGACGTTTTACTTGGCTTACAAATCGCAATTGATTCATTACCTTTTAGAACAAGTACACTACCCAACGCTATAAGTAATACGAATAACACAGCCAGACTAATTATGCGCTTCATTTGCTACTCTCTTTGCCAAATCAACAACCTTTCTCGCATTCTCTTGCCACACAAACTGCTTATCTAATACGCTTTGCTTAACCGCTCTGCGTTTGCAGTCTAAAACTTTGTATGACGTGATTGCAGTAGTAAGCGCTTTTTTGAAGTCAGCCTTGTCGCCTTTTTCAAAGAAGAGCGCTGTATCGTCACTTAGTATTTCCTGAATATTCGACGTTTTCGGTGCCACTATTAAAGCACCAACGGCCATATACTCGAACATTTTCAAAGGTGATGCATAAGCGGTTACATCAGGCTGTAACGCAATGTCGAATTCTTTTACAAAATCCAATACTTTATCTCGTGTAACTAGACCTTTGAACTCCACTTTTTCCGAAATGCCTAGCGTCTCAGCTTGCTGCCTTAAGTCAGGTAAAATATTTCCATCACCCACACAAATTAAGCGCAGCGGAAGTTCCTTGTGTTCTGCAATTGCCTCTAAAGCTTTGTCCATTCCGTGCCATGGGTGAATAAAACCAGTAAATCCAATAACAATTTCTTGTTTATTAACGTTGATGTCATGTTGCATCATTTCATCAATAAACTGCTGCCTTACACCATTGTGAATAACCGTTATTCTTGACTCTGGAATATCGGCCTCTCGCATGTAATCAGCCAAAACATCAGTAACAGGCAAGCAATGTGTGGCTCCTCTCCAGGTAAAGTCTTCTATCTTTTTGGCAAAACCTTGTAACGCCAGACCACTATATTTTGCGCGCTCTTCAGCAAGAGGGGCATTAATTTCTAGTAGCAAAGGAATATTGAATAACTTTGCTGCTAGCACTCCCGCAGGTTGATAAAGGTTATAACGCTCGTAAATAACTTCGGGCTTAAACTTTAAAATAGCAACCACAAGCTTGATGAAAACCCATGCGCTGTAGCTCAGCTCAAGGATTTCATACAACGCTTTGGGTAATGCTTTTTTGAGTTTACTTACAAAACCGCCATCACCACCGAAATCCGCATTTTCATTAACTTGCGGCGCAACAAAATGAAGTTCGTGCCCTAACTCGTCAAGCGCGTTAGTTAATTCTTCGACATGAACATACTGCCCATCTTTCGAGGCAATTCTATGGTGATACAATATTTTCACTTTTTTGTGTTCCAAAGTGTTTTTCTAAAAATGCGTTAAAAATAAGAAGTGACCAAATAGTCATCCCATGCTCGTGACCACGCTCGTGATGCTCATCTAGCAGTATGCTGATACCGTCTAGAGAAAATAGTCCAGTTTGCGCTAGCGCCCCCTCTGAAAGTTTACTTTTCAAACTCTCTTTGGGAATCTGTCGAAGCCACTCGTCAATGGGTGATGAAAACCCCATTTTGTTTCGCTTAGTGACAAATGAGGGAAGCAAGTGTTTAAATCCGTTGACCAGAAGTCTTTTGGTTTGGCCCCACGATAAATTGAGCGATGGAGATGCAGCCAGCGTGCGCTCCACCAGGTGATGATCTAAATAAGGCACGCGCACTTCAAGCGAGTTTTTCATGCTTGCACGGTCTACTTTGGTAAGAATGCCACCTGCAAGATAGGTTTTAAAATCTATAAGCTGAATAGCTTTGAGGCTGTTAGTGCTTTTGCATTTCTTCGCTATATCATCAAACATGTTCAAACTACTGTAGCCATGTAATTGCGCTTTAAGTTGCGGCGAATACAAGCGGGCTAATTCATTTTGATGCGTGATAGAAATAGCATTGTGATAACTGGTTATTGCGCTACCAGACAAAGCATTTAAGGTTGTTTTACCGCGCAAAAATTTCGGAGCAGTTTTAAGGTTGGGATAGAGCTTTGCCAATGTACCAAACATTTTTTTGCGTACGCCGTCAGGCAAACACTTGCGGATTTTCTCTTCAACCCACAGCATTTTGTGATTGCGATAACCGTATAACAACTCATCAGCACCGTCACCAGACAGCGCTACTTTGACATGCTGCGCCGCTACACCCGATAGAATGAATGTTGGAATAGCCGAATTATCTGCAAAGGGTTCATCGTAAATATCAACCAAGGTCTCCATAAAGGTTAAATCATTAATGGAAACACTGGTGTTCAAATGCTTAAACCCTAACTGCGTGGCCAACTGCTTCGCATAAAAAGATTCATCATACTTAGATAAGTCAAAGCCAATTGAAAAGGTATTTATAGGTACTTCAGAGTGCTTTTGCATTACAGCAGAAATCACTGATGAATCAATACCACCTGAAAGGAAACTGCCCAGCGGAACATCAGCTACCATACGCAGCGTAATCGCCTCTTCCGTCAGCCGAGCGAACTCTTCACCTATGTCTTGCTCGCGGGTAATTTCATCAGAAACAAAATTTTCAATTTCCCAATAACACTCCGGAGTTACATCACGCGCTGGGTCACTTAAATCTATTGAAATAACATGTGCTGGCGGTAATTTGAATACTTCTTTGAAGATGGTTTTAGGGTCGGCCACATAGCCTAGCGAGAAAAAGTCTTCAATGGCGCAAGGGTTCAATTGTTTTTCAATATCTGGATGCGCAGTAATAGCTTTAAGCTCAGACGCAAATAACAAATCGCCTTGAGATGTTCTTGCCCAGTGTAACGGTTTAATACCTAAACGGTCTCTGGCTACAAACAGTGTATTTTGACGCTTGTCATAAATAACAAATGCGAACATGCCACGCAATTTATGAACCGCTGATACGCCCCACTCTTTCCATGCGAATAACAAAACTTCAGAATCGCATTGCGAAGCAAAAACATGCCCTAAAGCTTCTAGTTCACATTTTAGTTGCTTGAAATTATAAATTTCTCCGTTGTAACTTAATACAACGCCATCACTTTCAAGGGGTTGCTTGCCATTTTCAACATCTAAAATTGATAGTCGCTTGTGCCCCAATCCCACATTGCCGTCAATATAGTACCCTTCTCCATCAGGGCCTCTATGATGAAGCGTTGCTGTCATTGAACGCAAAGTAGACTCGTCAACTTTTCCGTCAGTTGTCGCTTTTACCCAAGCCACTACGCCACACACGGGAGCTATCTCCTTTGAATTCGCTTGTAAAGTCCATTTAAACCCCAGAAGTATCTATGCTTTTTCATAAGGTAAAAAATGCCCGCGAGATGCGAAAAATGGAATTTATTTAGCTTAAAACCGCGCGACAATTCCTGCGCGTCATGAATTACGGATACATCTGGAACGTAGTGAATCTGGAAGCCAGCCTCCCAAATACGAATGCAGTAATCGACATCTTCTGGGGAGTAGAAGATCTTTTCATCTAACATTCCCACTTTATCTACAACGTGCTTAGGCAACATCCAACATGCTGATATAGCATAATCAACCGCAACAGGATCGCTGACTAGAGATAAGTCATTGGGTTTTTGTTCCATCTTCTTCAAAAATAGGAAACGCTTTGCTTTACCCCATAGCGTGGGAAACTTGTCACATGAAAGCTGGAAATTACCAGATGCATAAGTCACTTTTGGCACAGCTAAGCCCACTTGCTTATTTTGCTCTAGGTAACTGATTAATCGCTTAAGTGCTTCTGCATTAACGTAGGCATCGGAGTCTAAAACTAACACGTGCTTGCCTGATGCACGCTTTAGTGCTTGATTTCTTGAAAATGTTGTACCGGTGTTTTCACCAAGATTTATTACGTGTAGCGCGCTACCAAACTTGTCAGCGTATTGGTTAATACATTCAAGTGAATTATCCACCGATCCATTTTCAACGACAAAAACTTCGCCGGTTAACTCTGCACTTTGTAACGCGTCAAAAAGTGCGGTTAAGCACTTGCCTATATGCTTTTCAGAGTTAAAAGACAGAATTACTACTGAAATATCCACTTGCTCACTCACTCTTTTGTTGTTCTAGTTTTATCAGCGCTTCGATCAAGCTTTGTTGTGATACGTTCCCT
The DNA window shown above is from Alteromonas sp. KC3 and carries:
- a CDS encoding GMC oxidoreductase, whose protein sequence is MLIDGRTLNEGEVINTDICILGGGPAGITLANELNGTALDVVLLDAGGEQYEAQVQELYEADSVPEFYPDPKISRLRFLGGASNHWANNTSPFSPIDFEKRDWLEHSGWPISYNEMMPYYEKAAMYCQTGDDGYSSEYWLPSMGLTDLLSEAKFSRLGIAKASLPPTRFYVSHGKPLVESDNVKLYTYASVVDLEFDESDKRIISASFTSYNGKTHKVVADRFVLSMGGMENARMLLLFNEKYKNKVGNKNDNVGRYFMDHPTMNAAHLISDVAKLDSMSRFEGQRFLVAFFELTEKALREEELINLRMPVVSGTEYGMSDGVSSFHILKNALIKGELPEDLFTHYGNLILDADMVIEAVARKQFDTKIFESAKDKLGYQIPMMVEQLPERNNRIYLSSKKDKFGLNKLSIEWQVSKRNRELMWRSLEVFARDMGITSIGRLRLLKERASRLFGDQMGFGHHHMGTTRMSDTPENGVVDKNCKVFDVGNLYVAGSSVFPTGSHVPPTLTISAISVRLADHLKSGV
- a CDS encoding acyltransferase family protein, with amino-acid sequence MSKTTYHPHIDALRAFAVLAVIIFHVNHNYLEGGFVGVDIFFVISGYLITAQILKAVSENRFSFQDFYSRRIKRILPAALSVIGCTVLITQFIYLPDDAVDVASSAIWSSLSLPNVYFWKFDDTSYFASSSYTVPLLHYWSLGVEEQFYFVWPLVIVLFYRRLSASAFMLMLVLTVLLSAGIAEWLIASRHSFVYYMLPTRAGELLVGGGLAALLHYGFLEKPKKASWVFPVSCIALLISVLFIHKEHTFPGFLYLLPTLAAAGFIWSGFNNNSHLAKLLSNQVLLWVGKISFSAYLVHWPLLAFFRYGYGEPSLLIQLVLFFLIFVLAHLNWRFVEEKFRHKSLPFRQLLLRQAVAPIFFVSLISASVIYSDGFGVRYFSEQYKSQLVENQNNAKAPNSYKHVCQYWRLEQGHLADDNCVLGKGNTPKVLLWGDSNAAQYIGVLESIANKQKWSFRNISHAACPPIFSGVEKFVTAKRLSDCLSSIELVRSTLKQYDTIIISSAFHYYIEKNDDYFIHFFEALTTLSETHKIVVLGNVPVFDNFDRNCLAKAITYPWLKCDYVADTKKIEEINKTLSRFTESSPKIHFASLNSWLCKEECTPYKAGRLIYYDGSHLDAIVTRDSDVMSDFEVTIKRGVQFE
- the asnB gene encoding asparagine synthase (glutamine-hydrolyzing), whose protein sequence is MCGILGTLNFTNTVDEQRLASMRDTMPYRGPDSNGIWISNNLHCGLAHLRLSILDPTPAGHQPRVEENGRFVISYNGEVYNYIEIRAELQKKGYTFETGTDTEVILSAYIEWGEDCLNRFNGMFAIAIYDNETETLFLARDRLGIKPVYYYQDEHELIFASETKAILKGLSALPELNVELIDDYMSFGYIPGEKTLHKGVNRLMPGHYAIVKGREMKITQWWDLTFNNDEDKGFDYYLNESKRLLESAIDLRLRSDVPLGIFLSGGIDSSAVVGLLADKVKEPLKTFSIAYDFGKNFDETQYARMVADKFGTDHHELKITPQQFADFIPEYIHLMDEPVTEAAAISLFFVSKLAKEKVTVALSGEGSDEIFAGYDLYQYMNVLEKYRGVVGQKGTDLFAGIANKVLGKSHKVSKYLNMATQPIEKRYKGMSTYPDAQKEALYRPDFKVELEKAKTETGHGAFSAKLFDKTKDNDQLSKMLYFDTKTWLVDDLLIKADRMSMATSVELRVPFLDYRLVEFAASIPSKHKINKGEGKYPLKKMMEGILPNDIIYRKKMGFPTPLKLMFQNELREYATNLLLAEDTRVHKFFNKERIAQLIEEHNADKYDHHKTLWQLVVLEEWLRKNS
- a CDS encoding glycosyltransferase, with translation MSSSNRKKILAISYLFPNSEKPNHGIFVYNRLNAMAKYADVTVINPIPWSPLHSFIDKFKHLRNIPAKTQRGNLTIYHPRYLSIPGYAKGIEIPTYRSAVKKVINEIGFDFDLIDLHWTFPDLPTGDYLSNRYGVPYRVTLRGMEAFHIQDGDVRQASVAQYLNKVDSIISLSTEMANQAISMGVSPEKVTVIRNGVDTEMFYYKPVEESRALLKLPKEHRIVLGVGSLIHRKGFDVVIKAMAEIESKEKLFHFYILGSEGPEGDYRSELKKLVREKELENFVHFVGAVPNETLVDWYNAADVFCLSSRGEGSPNVLTEALACGCSAVSTKVGSAPDIMESEKGLGVLVDVDDSHNMRDALLQLLAKENDRQQRAEVFGKYTWDWCAKQTFDE
- a CDS encoding acyltransferase family protein, whose amino-acid sequence is MNKHISLYLDVWRFGAALVVFLSHVASQKISNGLFWQTKHYDQTAVMIFFVMSGFVISYISSTKETELKDYSIARVSRLYSVVVPALLITFIADSIGYSINPEFYTEGPWPFETDSYLLTYFLSFLMIQNVWDLGLNPGINQPFWSLTFEWIYYIAFAAVFYFKSNWKYAWLALILVLAGPTIVALFPIWLLGYYLYRVMSNNARQTNSLLSVLISFSAVVAMVLVGPEIRKIEFSSSLIARKEVYGDYFDAIMFCIHLYFAPSILHYGGYILERYASAIRKVAACTFALYLFHRPLIQLIAAITPTDLEDSFYRLSLLLIPLLIVFTVGYWSEKQKSNLKNILNDLCTKFVGKVK